A region from the Triticum urartu cultivar G1812 chromosome 1, Tu2.1, whole genome shotgun sequence genome encodes:
- the LOC125513362 gene encoding tobamovirus multiplication protein 2B isoform X1: protein MAAAAGGGGGAKATVAEQIGQAVQSTSNLLQLMEQSSPAQVHLAKLPKNLLAKASLTKNTEQVLQQLPNVISSLDAFMDSSLQSASQIKTVTQLLSNMETTQLKSILPASRLQKDQKNTEPGELRVD from the exons atggctgcggcggcggggggcggcggaggagcgaAGGCGACGGTGGCGGAGCAGATAGGGCAGGCGGTGCAGTCCACCTCCAACCTTCTCCAGCTCATGGAGCAGTCCTCCCCTGCCCAG GTCCACTTGGCTAAACTCCCTAAGAATCTCTTGGCAAAAGCATCTCTTACAAAGAACACAGAGCAA GTGCTACAACAACTACCTAATGTAATTTCTTCCTTGGATGCTTTTATGGACAGTAGTTTGCAAAG CGCATCTCAAATTAAGACTGTCACACAACTGTTGTCAAACATGGAGACCACCCAGCTCAAATCTATTTTGCCTGCCTCTCGATTACAGAAAGATCAAAAGAATACTGAGCCTGGAGAACTCAGGGTTGACTGA
- the LOC125513362 gene encoding tobamovirus multiplication protein 2B isoform X2, which yields MAAAAGGGGGAKATVAEQIGQAVQSTSNLLQLMEQSSPAQVLQQLPNVISSLDAFMDSSLQSASQIKTVTQLLSNMETTQLKSILPASRLQKDQKNTEPGELRVD from the exons atggctgcggcggcggggggcggcggaggagcgaAGGCGACGGTGGCGGAGCAGATAGGGCAGGCGGTGCAGTCCACCTCCAACCTTCTCCAGCTCATGGAGCAGTCCTCCCCTGCCCAG GTGCTACAACAACTACCTAATGTAATTTCTTCCTTGGATGCTTTTATGGACAGTAGTTTGCAAAG CGCATCTCAAATTAAGACTGTCACACAACTGTTGTCAAACATGGAGACCACCCAGCTCAAATCTATTTTGCCTGCCTCTCGATTACAGAAAGATCAAAAGAATACTGAGCCTGGAGAACTCAGGGTTGACTGA